One window from the genome of Salisaeta longa DSM 21114 encodes:
- a CDS encoding DUF3047 domain-containing protein, producing the protein MKKFFVRTLLGAASGAMLLVGAWMYGPQIVDNFETNAVGQPPQGWIHVTESREVTSIQQALEPGETFAVKAEDGNKFLRVGTRNEALRFSQRNGEEFDWSLNEHPRLQWRWRALHLPEGASEKDKNDTGAALYVTFGSDWLGRPKSIKYTYSSSLPVGTVVSFGALHVIVVSSAVNGKIGRWKTVQRRVADDYAQVFGGTPPNRPVSITVWSDSDTTHGRALADFDDIVLLPPFRR; encoded by the coding sequence ATGAAGAAGTTTTTTGTTCGCACGCTTCTGGGGGCGGCCTCCGGTGCCATGTTGCTGGTTGGTGCGTGGATGTACGGCCCACAGATCGTTGACAACTTCGAGACAAATGCGGTGGGCCAACCGCCCCAGGGTTGGATTCACGTAACGGAAAGTCGAGAGGTGACGTCCATCCAGCAGGCCCTGGAGCCGGGTGAAACGTTTGCGGTGAAAGCGGAGGATGGCAACAAATTTCTGCGCGTTGGCACCAGAAATGAGGCGCTCCGGTTTTCACAGCGCAACGGCGAGGAGTTTGACTGGTCGCTGAACGAGCATCCGCGGCTGCAGTGGCGATGGCGCGCGCTGCACCTGCCGGAAGGGGCCAGCGAAAAGGACAAAAACGACACCGGGGCTGCGCTTTACGTCACGTTTGGCTCCGATTGGTTGGGGCGCCCCAAGAGCATCAAGTACACGTACAGCTCAAGCCTGCCGGTTGGCACGGTCGTGTCGTTTGGCGCGCTGCACGTGATTGTGGTGAGCTCGGCGGTCAATGGGAAAATTGGCCGGTGGAAGACGGTGCAGCGCCGCGTTGCAGACGATTATGCGCAGGTGTTTGGCGGCACGCCGCCGAACCGCCCGGTCTCCATCACGGTGTGGAGCGATTCCGATACGACACATGGCAGAGCCCTTGCTGACTTCGACGACATCGTACTGCTGCCGCCTTTTCGGCGATGA
- a CDS encoding formate/nitrite transporter family protein, with product MEANGTRSDGTSGTQQEMRAALDESRSGAPAAGETLRDQFSTDEIFHRLVVAADEEFSRSTRLLFLSGLAAGLSISLSFVGMVALSAAVPGEGAAVVGSLMYPLGFLFVVVGRYQLFTENTLTPVALVLTRIASIPLLLRVWGCVLLANVIGAGITAYVLATTAVFEPEMAAVAMELGHHQLEMTWSELFWKGVFAGWLVAGMVWLNYAVRDMTSRLFITFFLIFTVSAAGLAHCIVGSAEVLYVVFHGDASILTYLIDFLVPAVLGNTAGGVLLVAILNYSQTRDRRFPDRDCGRLELTWSEWIFGHASGRPDLLATGTGGGPETFDPRGEPTLAPPVDADDHAKGATGDDAIVLTQYGDYECPTSRSIYDAVEGVLEATDDVTYAYRHLPLSQRHPHAELASIAAEAAARQDAFWRMHDCLFEQQDHLGRDDVMAHAQALGLDVEQFRSDLSDDTLRDEVRADRESGLKSGVRRTANLFINGVRYPGPFTADALQRSIRRMRAVPTNEEAVPA from the coding sequence ATGGAAGCAAATGGTACCCGTAGCGACGGGACGTCCGGAACGCAACAAGAAATGCGGGCCGCGCTCGATGAGTCGCGGAGTGGAGCGCCTGCGGCGGGCGAAACGCTGCGTGATCAGTTTTCAACCGACGAAATCTTCCATCGGCTGGTGGTGGCGGCCGATGAAGAGTTTAGCCGCTCGACGCGGCTGCTCTTCTTGAGCGGATTGGCCGCCGGGCTGTCCATTAGTCTGTCGTTTGTGGGCATGGTGGCGCTTTCTGCTGCAGTGCCGGGCGAGGGGGCTGCCGTCGTGGGCAGCCTGATGTATCCGCTGGGCTTCTTGTTTGTGGTGGTGGGGCGCTACCAGCTCTTTACCGAAAACACCCTCACGCCGGTGGCGCTGGTGCTCACGCGCATCGCGAGCATTCCGCTACTGTTGCGCGTGTGGGGGTGCGTGCTGCTCGCCAACGTGATTGGTGCGGGCATCACGGCCTATGTACTGGCGACCACGGCGGTGTTTGAGCCCGAGATGGCCGCCGTGGCGATGGAGCTGGGGCATCATCAGCTGGAGATGACGTGGAGCGAGCTCTTCTGGAAAGGCGTTTTTGCGGGCTGGCTGGTGGCGGGAATGGTATGGCTCAACTACGCGGTGCGCGACATGACTTCGCGGCTCTTTATCACCTTCTTTCTGATCTTTACCGTATCGGCAGCGGGCCTGGCGCACTGCATTGTGGGCTCCGCCGAGGTGCTGTACGTGGTCTTTCATGGCGACGCAAGCATCCTCACATACCTGATCGACTTCCTGGTGCCGGCTGTTTTGGGAAATACGGCCGGTGGCGTGTTGCTGGTGGCCATCCTGAACTACTCACAGACCCGTGATCGGCGCTTCCCGGATCGTGACTGCGGGCGGTTGGAGCTGACGTGGAGCGAGTGGATCTTTGGGCATGCATCAGGCCGGCCCGACCTCCTGGCTACGGGGACAGGCGGCGGACCCGAGACGTTCGACCCGCGTGGCGAGCCAACGCTTGCGCCGCCGGTCGATGCCGACGACCACGCGAAGGGAGCAACCGGCGACGACGCGATCGTCCTCACGCAGTATGGCGACTACGAGTGTCCTACCAGCCGCTCCATCTACGACGCGGTAGAGGGCGTGCTGGAGGCAACCGACGACGTGACGTACGCGTACCGGCATCTGCCCTTGAGCCAGCGGCACCCGCACGCGGAGCTCGCGTCGATTGCAGCGGAAGCGGCAGCGCGGCAAGATGCGTTTTGGCGCATGCACGACTGCCTCTTTGAGCAGCAAGACCACCTGGGGCGCGATGATGTGATGGCCCACGCGCAGGCCCTCGGGCTTGATGTGGAGCAGTTTCGGTCCGACTTGTCAGACGACACGCTGCGTGATGAGGTGCGCGCCGATCGGGAGTCGGGGCTCAAGAGCGGCGTGCGGCGCACGGCGAACCTGTTCATCAACGGCGTACGGTATCCCGGTCCGTTCACTGCGGATGCCCTGCAACGATCGATCCGACGGATGCGCGCGGTGCCCACAAACGAAGAGGCGGTGCCGGCGTAA
- a CDS encoding luciferase domain-containing protein — MTAATTSITPALQALLDTVRPWTGVRIRPRAPGVLAFVLNTTEIGHLHPAGRLDIPFPERIAAVLRHETNATRHPIDEKKNWVVLRIDSVEDVPEAVRLLRLAYIYRRIVRSDAAAEWQALREELATLDVPPAVLDRYQRVLARRRGPKDGAQ, encoded by the coding sequence ATGACAGCAGCTACGACGTCCATCACGCCGGCCTTGCAGGCCCTGCTCGACACGGTGCGCCCGTGGACGGGCGTCCGTATTCGGCCGCGGGCGCCCGGCGTGCTCGCCTTCGTGCTCAACACAACCGAAATTGGGCATCTCCACCCGGCCGGGCGGCTGGATATTCCGTTTCCCGAGCGTATTGCAGCGGTGCTGCGGCACGAGACAAACGCAACCCGCCACCCCATCGACGAAAAGAAAAACTGGGTGGTGCTCCGCATCGATTCGGTGGAGGACGTGCCCGAGGCGGTGCGGCTGTTGCGCCTGGCCTACATCTATCGCCGTATCGTGCGGAGCGATGCAGCCGCCGAGTGGCAGGCGCTTCGCGAGGAACTGGCCACGCTCGATGTGCCGCCGGCTGTGCTGGATAGGTATCAGCGCGTGCTGGCGCGCCGCCGCGGCCCAAAAGATGGCGCACAATGA
- the glgP gene encoding alpha-glucan family phosphorylase, whose protein sequence is MNTRDKLDALSKNLWWSWHPRARGLFRRLNPEVYAAAGNSPQAALENLDPEVLADATFQADVDAVYARFQDYMDRAPLVDDAPTTAYFCMEYGLHESLPLYSGGLGVLAGDHAKTASDVGLPFTAVGLFLREGYFKQSFDAEGWQQDDYPALDPDNHPMTRVTDDDGDPLMVTVQIGEQPLHVQAWKIALGRTDLYLLDSDLDANPEALRSLTTRLYQGGDRERIQQEIILGIGGLRLLRALGETPEVYHANEGHCAFLMLELLRERLDAGDPLPDAEAWVRERTVFTTHTPVPAGHDRFAPPLFEEQMAPFRKALGLSSKELLAYGREDPSDATESFCMTVLGLKLSRAANGVSKLNGHVARQQWQGMYPEKSLDEVPIGHITNGVHLPTWTAEPARAFLREHLSGDFETEQHKPSFWAPLGDLDDETLWHYRTMLRKRLIAFIDKHVKEQTLPQQPALNPDALTIGFARRFATYKRAPLIFTDLERARALFSDSERPIQLIYAGKAHPADDGGKRFIQRIYEISQQPGFHGKVIFLEGYNMEIGRMLVSGSDIWLNNPRRPLEASGTSGQKVAAHGGLNLSVLDGWWPEGYTGDNGWAIGPEPTGDYGTADAEVQDEQDAESLYTQLEEHVIPTFYDRTDGIPEAWVAQMRNAMTGLPAPFSAQRMVFDYVEQMYRTPALS, encoded by the coding sequence ATGAACACACGTGACAAGCTCGATGCCCTCTCCAAGAACTTGTGGTGGAGTTGGCACCCGCGCGCTCGCGGGCTCTTCCGCCGCCTGAATCCGGAGGTGTACGCAGCAGCGGGCAACAGTCCGCAGGCAGCGCTTGAAAACCTCGACCCGGAGGTGCTGGCAGACGCGACGTTCCAAGCCGATGTTGACGCCGTGTATGCGCGGTTTCAGGACTACATGGACCGCGCGCCGCTGGTGGACGATGCCCCCACGACGGCTTACTTCTGCATGGAGTACGGCCTGCACGAGAGCCTCCCGCTGTACTCGGGCGGGCTGGGCGTCTTGGCGGGCGACCATGCCAAGACTGCCTCAGACGTCGGCCTTCCGTTCACGGCGGTGGGGCTGTTCTTGCGCGAGGGCTACTTCAAGCAGTCGTTCGATGCGGAAGGGTGGCAGCAGGACGATTACCCGGCGCTCGACCCCGACAACCACCCCATGACGCGCGTCACGGACGACGACGGCGACCCGCTCATGGTTACGGTGCAGATTGGCGAACAGCCGCTGCACGTGCAAGCGTGGAAGATCGCGCTGGGGCGCACCGACCTGTATTTGCTCGATAGCGATCTGGATGCGAATCCGGAAGCGCTGCGCAGCCTTACCACCCGCTTGTATCAGGGCGGCGACCGCGAGCGCATCCAACAGGAGATCATTCTTGGCATTGGCGGCCTGCGCCTCTTGCGCGCACTGGGCGAGACGCCCGAGGTGTACCATGCCAACGAGGGGCACTGCGCGTTTTTGATGCTGGAGCTGCTGCGTGAGCGCCTCGATGCTGGCGACCCGCTGCCCGATGCCGAGGCGTGGGTGCGCGAACGTACCGTCTTTACCACGCACACCCCGGTGCCCGCGGGCCACGACCGGTTTGCGCCGCCGCTCTTTGAGGAGCAGATGGCGCCTTTTCGGAAGGCGCTTGGGCTGTCGAGCAAGGAGCTGCTCGCCTACGGGCGCGAAGACCCGTCGGATGCCACCGAGTCGTTTTGTATGACCGTGCTTGGCCTCAAGCTGTCGCGCGCTGCGAACGGCGTCTCGAAGCTCAACGGCCACGTCGCGCGCCAGCAGTGGCAGGGGATGTACCCCGAGAAGAGCCTCGACGAGGTGCCCATCGGCCACATCACCAACGGCGTGCACCTGCCCACCTGGACGGCCGAGCCGGCCCGCGCCTTTTTGCGCGAGCATCTGTCCGGCGACTTCGAGACCGAGCAGCACAAGCCGTCGTTTTGGGCGCCCCTCGGCGATCTCGACGACGAGACGCTGTGGCACTACCGCACGATGCTGCGCAAGCGGCTCATCGCGTTTATCGACAAGCACGTGAAGGAGCAAACGCTGCCGCAGCAGCCCGCGCTCAACCCCGACGCTTTAACGATTGGCTTTGCGCGGCGCTTTGCGACCTACAAGCGGGCCCCGCTGATCTTCACCGACCTGGAGCGCGCCCGGGCGCTCTTTTCGGATTCCGAGCGGCCCATTCAGCTGATCTATGCCGGCAAGGCGCACCCGGCCGACGACGGCGGCAAGCGCTTCATCCAGCGCATCTACGAGATCAGTCAGCAGCCGGGCTTTCACGGGAAGGTGATCTTCCTGGAAGGCTACAACATGGAAATTGGTCGGATGCTGGTGTCAGGCTCTGACATTTGGCTGAACAACCCGCGCCGCCCGCTCGAAGCCAGCGGCACCAGCGGTCAGAAGGTGGCGGCGCACGGCGGGCTCAACCTGTCGGTGCTCGACGGCTGGTGGCCGGAAGGCTACACCGGCGACAACGGGTGGGCCATCGGCCCCGAGCCCACGGGCGACTACGGCACGGCCGATGCGGAGGTGCAGGACGAGCAAGATGCCGAATCGCTTTACACGCAGCTTGAGGAGCACGTCATCCCCACGTTTTACGACCGCACCGATGGCATCCCCGAAGCGTGGGTCGCACAGATGCGCAACGCCATGACGGGGCTCCCGGCACCGTTCTCGGCCCAGCGCATGGTGTTCGACTACGTAGAGCAAATGTATCGGACTCCGGCGCTTTCCTAA
- a CDS encoding SLC13 family permease — MSFSVAFMLLLLVVVLTALMLDWLSPDAVLVAGLLATIVAGIIPLERAMRGFGNSTLLALGSLYVVAAGLRETGALDRASNFILGSTPDVQRILLRMCPSVTVYSAFLNNTPVVAMGIPAIRSWCRRNDVSPSKLLMPLSFAAILGGINTLVGTSTNLVVHGLLQSHNMAGFGFFELAWLGVPCAVVGLFYVIFFVPYLTPDRTDIREQEEEERAELVEVELTADSPYIGQSVEEADLEFVPGFALVQIERGNRFIAPVEHDETIKPGDRLFFAERDVVRSLEDDTNGTPVPDEQLDLDPYPGLRLALTDVERAAEDERELHQVVIREGSSLIGETVGEVKFPERFGAAVTGLRRKGERFEGPLTDVELRPGDTLLLDTEREFRETFEESEEFFITSEEGGEATEESVAPRRFGGWRLWLSGAVIVAIVGLVASGLANIAVAGPLGALVIVAAGILTPGQAREAVDWNVLIVIGAALGLGQALEASGAARLLGEGIVDVMKAYGPRAVLAGVTISTMILTQLITNNGAVALMFPIVLSISQTLGFDTRALMISMTLMGSMAFITPIGYQTNLMVYGPGGYKFSDFIRIGGILQIILLIVVIVLAPIIWPMR, encoded by the coding sequence ATGAGCTTTAGTGTTGCATTCATGCTGCTGCTTTTGGTAGTGGTCCTCACCGCACTCATGCTCGACTGGTTGAGCCCCGACGCCGTTCTTGTGGCGGGCCTTCTGGCAACTATTGTGGCCGGCATCATTCCTCTGGAGCGTGCCATGCGTGGGTTCGGAAATTCCACGCTGCTAGCGCTTGGCTCGCTGTACGTCGTGGCCGCTGGCCTCCGCGAAACCGGGGCGCTAGATCGTGCCAGCAATTTCATTCTGGGCAGCACCCCGGATGTACAGCGCATCCTCCTGCGGATGTGCCCGTCGGTGACGGTTTACTCCGCGTTCCTGAACAACACGCCCGTGGTGGCCATGGGCATCCCGGCGATTCGCAGCTGGTGCCGCCGCAACGACGTCTCGCCCTCCAAGCTGCTCATGCCCCTCTCGTTTGCGGCCATCCTTGGCGGCATCAACACGCTCGTCGGAACGTCCACCAACCTGGTGGTGCATGGCTTGCTGCAGTCGCACAACATGGCGGGCTTCGGATTTTTCGAACTGGCGTGGCTGGGCGTGCCGTGCGCCGTCGTTGGCCTGTTCTATGTCATCTTTTTTGTTCCGTACCTGACCCCCGACCGGACGGACATCCGCGAACAGGAGGAAGAGGAGCGCGCCGAGCTTGTCGAGGTGGAGCTGACCGCCGACTCGCCCTACATCGGCCAATCGGTGGAGGAGGCGGATCTGGAGTTTGTGCCGGGGTTTGCCCTCGTGCAAATTGAGCGGGGGAACCGCTTCATCGCGCCGGTGGAGCACGACGAGACGATTAAGCCGGGCGATCGGCTCTTCTTCGCAGAGCGCGACGTCGTACGATCGCTCGAAGACGACACAAACGGCACTCCGGTGCCCGATGAACAACTCGATCTTGACCCGTATCCTGGGCTGCGCCTGGCGCTTACCGATGTGGAGCGGGCCGCCGAAGATGAGCGCGAGCTGCATCAGGTCGTCATTCGCGAAGGATCATCGCTGATTGGAGAAACCGTCGGAGAGGTCAAATTCCCGGAGCGCTTTGGGGCGGCTGTAACCGGCCTACGGCGCAAAGGCGAACGCTTTGAAGGGCCCCTGACCGATGTAGAGCTTAGGCCCGGCGACACCCTCTTGCTCGACACCGAGCGCGAATTCCGCGAGACCTTCGAGGAGTCCGAGGAGTTTTTCATTACCAGTGAGGAGGGCGGTGAGGCCACGGAGGAATCGGTCGCTCCGCGCCGGTTTGGCGGCTGGCGGCTCTGGTTGTCGGGTGCAGTGATCGTAGCCATCGTTGGGCTTGTGGCCTCTGGCCTGGCCAACATTGCAGTGGCTGGGCCGCTCGGCGCGCTCGTCATCGTGGCAGCGGGCATCCTCACGCCGGGCCAGGCCCGCGAGGCGGTCGATTGGAACGTACTGATTGTGATTGGCGCGGCCCTCGGGCTGGGCCAGGCGCTGGAAGCGAGCGGCGCAGCACGGCTGCTGGGCGAGGGCATCGTGGACGTCATGAAGGCCTATGGGCCGCGGGCAGTGCTTGCCGGCGTGACCATCAGCACCATGATTCTGACGCAATTGATCACGAACAATGGCGCCGTTGCCCTCATGTTTCCCATCGTCCTCTCCATCTCACAGACGCTCGGCTTTGACACCCGCGCCCTCATGATCTCCATGACGCTGATGGGCTCGATGGCCTTTATAACCCCCATTGGCTACCAAACCAACCTGATGGTGTACGGCCCGGGCGGCTACAAATTCTCGGACTTCATTCGCATTGGCGGCATCTTGCAGATCATCTTGCTCATCGTTGTCATCGTGCTCGCCCCCATCATCTGGCCGATGCGTTAA
- a CDS encoding DUF2851 family protein produces MHASSQVSRHVYTVGGTDVAVLLCEPDAQTAAVPEAFVHDLWHQQRFSTDGLETTTRRPVTVFDPGTPNTDAGPDFLDAHLKIGPTTWRGAVEIHTASGDWFAHDHQADPRYDSVVLHVTLYPDLWTGGLLRHDGSTLPEVVLAPRLQDRVRTLLRAYRLRDDTLPCTPAWPALSPAKRRAWIARLGRERLTAKARALPAPITLTDALHHRLYAGLGYAKNDAPMTQLAERIPLDLVRCMDAPRDIEALHLGVAGLIPQPGDLLDADRATADYAMALRDRFARLNARLQLQTLPRTAWTFFRLRPNNFAPLRIAQAVAWCRPGGFLRDRPLPALRQALRDDAPVEALRALLAATPSDFWRTHYRLGKRAAKPFDPSIGRARIDTLITNALLPVMLRDAHERQDEAQEHSVWQVLRALPAPSNAVTRPYEALGADPKSARDVQGLHRLHQHYCTPGRCLQCPIGQQMLGDM; encoded by the coding sequence ATGCATGCTTCGTCGCAGGTCTCGCGTCATGTCTACACGGTGGGCGGCACCGATGTCGCGGTGCTGCTCTGCGAACCCGATGCGCAAACGGCAGCGGTGCCCGAGGCGTTCGTGCACGACCTGTGGCACCAGCAGCGCTTTTCTACGGACGGCCTCGAAACGACCACGCGGCGTCCCGTGACGGTGTTCGACCCGGGCACGCCCAATACCGATGCCGGCCCCGACTTCCTCGATGCCCACCTCAAGATTGGTCCCACCACGTGGCGCGGCGCCGTCGAAATTCATACGGCTTCGGGGGACTGGTTCGCCCACGATCATCAGGCCGATCCGCGCTACGACAGCGTGGTGCTACACGTGACGCTGTACCCCGATCTGTGGACGGGCGGCTTACTGCGCCACGACGGCTCTACGCTGCCAGAGGTGGTGCTTGCGCCACGCCTGCAAGACCGCGTCCGCACGCTGCTGCGCGCGTACCGGCTGCGCGATGACACCTTGCCGTGCACCCCGGCGTGGCCCGCGCTGTCCCCAGCCAAACGGCGGGCCTGGATCGCGCGCCTCGGGCGCGAGCGCCTAACGGCCAAGGCCCGTGCACTGCCCGCCCCCATTACGCTGACCGATGCGCTCCACCATCGGCTGTACGCCGGGCTGGGCTACGCCAAAAACGACGCCCCCATGACCCAGCTGGCCGAGCGCATCCCACTCGATCTGGTGCGCTGCATGGACGCGCCCCGCGATATTGAGGCGTTGCACCTGGGCGTGGCCGGCCTCATCCCGCAACCGGGCGACCTGCTCGATGCCGACCGCGCAACGGCCGACTACGCGATGGCGCTGCGCGACCGCTTTGCTCGGCTCAATGCACGCCTGCAGCTGCAAACGCTTCCGCGCACGGCCTGGACGTTCTTCCGGCTACGCCCCAACAACTTTGCTCCGCTACGCATTGCCCAGGCGGTGGCGTGGTGCCGTCCCGGGGGCTTCCTGCGCGACCGGCCGCTGCCCGCGCTCCGGCAGGCGCTGCGCGACGATGCCCCCGTGGAAGCACTCCGGGCGCTTCTTGCCGCCACCCCTTCAGACTTTTGGCGCACGCACTACCGGCTGGGCAAACGCGCCGCAAAACCCTTTGACCCCTCGATTGGACGCGCGCGCATCGATACGCTCATCACCAACGCCCTCTTGCCCGTGATGCTGCGCGATGCCCACGAGCGTCAGGACGAGGCCCAGGAGCACTCCGTCTGGCAGGTACTGCGCGCCCTTCCGGCACCAAGCAACGCCGTTACCCGACCCTACGAAGCCCTCGGGGCCGACCCAAAGTCGGCGCGCGATGTCCAGGGACTGCATCGCCTGCACCAGCACTACTGCACCCCGGGGCGCTGCCTGCAATGTCCCATCGGCCAGCAGATGCTTGGCGATATGTAA
- the tgt gene encoding tRNA guanosine(34) transglycosylase Tgt, whose protein sequence is MDFTLEHTDATSNARAAHLQTAHGSIQTPIFMPVGTAGSVKAVQPRELKADLNAQIILGNTYHLYLRPGLDVLETAGGLHPFMQWDGPILTDSGGYQVFSLADRRTIDEEGVTFRSHIDGSKHLFTPESVIDTQRSIGSDIMMVLDECPAADVSEAYARSSNERTVRWAARAKEHLANTAPRYGHEQAAFAIVQGVTYPTVRRASARALVDLDFPGYAIGGLSVGESHELMYAMVEVVEPLLPPHKPRYLMGVGTPENLLENIARGVDMFDCVMPTRNGRNGTIFTTEGRINITNAQWANDHSAIDPGLDNYASQYFSKAYLRHLLKSNEILGLQLATHQNLAFYLWLMAEARAAILADRFMPWKDAILPQITQRL, encoded by the coding sequence GTGGATTTTACGCTGGAACACACGGATGCTACGTCAAACGCCCGCGCCGCCCATCTTCAAACCGCTCACGGTAGTATCCAAACGCCCATCTTTATGCCGGTGGGCACGGCGGGGAGCGTGAAAGCCGTGCAGCCCCGCGAGCTGAAGGCCGACCTCAACGCGCAAATTATCCTCGGCAACACCTACCACTTGTACCTGCGCCCCGGCCTGGATGTGCTGGAGACGGCCGGCGGGCTCCATCCCTTTATGCAATGGGACGGCCCCATCCTCACCGACTCGGGCGGCTATCAGGTGTTTTCGCTGGCCGACCGCCGGACCATCGACGAAGAGGGCGTCACCTTTCGCAGCCACATCGACGGCTCGAAGCACCTGTTTACCCCCGAGTCCGTCATCGACACGCAGCGTAGCATTGGCTCAGACATCATGATGGTGCTCGACGAGTGCCCCGCCGCGGATGTCTCCGAGGCGTATGCGCGCTCGTCCAACGAGCGCACCGTTCGGTGGGCGGCACGCGCGAAGGAGCACCTGGCCAATACCGCCCCCCGGTACGGGCACGAGCAGGCCGCGTTCGCCATCGTGCAAGGCGTTACGTACCCCACGGTGCGTCGCGCATCGGCACGTGCCCTGGTCGACCTCGATTTTCCGGGCTACGCGATTGGGGGGCTGTCGGTGGGCGAATCCCACGAGCTGATGTACGCCATGGTGGAGGTCGTCGAGCCGCTGTTGCCGCCGCACAAGCCACGCTACCTAATGGGCGTGGGCACCCCCGAGAACCTGCTCGAAAATATCGCGCGCGGCGTGGATATGTTCGACTGTGTGATGCCTACCCGCAACGGTCGCAACGGCACCATCTTTACCACGGAGGGCCGCATCAACATCACCAATGCGCAGTGGGCCAACGACCATAGCGCCATCGACCCCGGACTGGACAATTATGCCTCACAGTACTTCAGCAAGGCTTACCTGCGCCACCTCCTGAAGTCCAACGAGATCCTGGGCCTGCAGCTGGCCACGCACCAAAACCTGGCGTTTTACCTCTGGCTGATGGCCGAAGCCCGCGCGGCCATCCTGGCGGATCGGTTCATGCCCTGGAAGGATGCCATCCTCCCACAGATTACCCAGCGCTTGTAA
- a CDS encoding sensor histidine kinase, producing the protein MFKKLGDLLLPKRASTQTWMVLTFALFVGTAVVLAALYVTTVLRSEMHTAMRKTLSSQMHRLAVQVTADTSTADLQRTVSGLEQLTDLHVAIVTPDTTYGHLPDYVQRNSDFMQAGAALHYMRQENGPSGPVFFAARTIAPARTLVIGQPAPPLYALAQRTQVVLILGMVLALILAIIGSWVAAYQVTTPLKAISNTAKRVADGRLAGRISVESRAAEFQDLAESLNRASEAFREKIEELERLAQLQNEFIGNVSHEVRNPILAISGYLEALSSTNLTDAMQKRFAEKGLTNLQRLSNLFEDLIEIARLEYREDLISRQEFNLKGLVREVADMLRPKADKKDLVFDTDVQEFYVNADRARIRQVLVNLMDNAIAYTDEGSVRCRVTKRLDKVRIEVVDTGKGIPEEHLDRIFERFHRVDRDRSRESGGTGLGLSIVQQIVQAHGEKVHVESTQGRGTRFWFELPHASVPASVEA; encoded by the coding sequence ATGTTTAAGAAATTAGGCGACCTCTTGCTTCCGAAGCGCGCCTCCACGCAAACGTGGATGGTGCTCACCTTCGCGCTGTTTGTGGGCACCGCCGTCGTGCTCGCCGCCCTCTACGTTACCACCGTGCTGCGCAGCGAGATGCACACGGCCATGCGCAAAACGCTGTCTTCCCAAATGCACCGGCTCGCCGTGCAGGTGACGGCCGACACGTCAACCGCCGACCTCCAGCGCACCGTGTCGGGCCTGGAGCAGCTCACGGATCTGCACGTCGCCATCGTAACGCCCGATACCACCTACGGCCACTTGCCGGACTACGTGCAACGCAACTCCGACTTCATGCAAGCGGGCGCCGCGCTGCACTACATGCGCCAGGAGAACGGCCCCTCGGGGCCCGTCTTTTTTGCAGCCCGAACGATTGCCCCGGCGCGCACGCTCGTCATTGGGCAACCCGCTCCGCCCCTCTACGCGCTCGCGCAACGCACGCAGGTGGTGCTCATCTTGGGTATGGTGCTCGCCCTCATCCTGGCCATCATCGGAAGTTGGGTGGCCGCTTATCAGGTGACGACGCCCCTGAAGGCCATCAGCAACACCGCCAAGCGCGTGGCCGATGGACGCCTTGCCGGGCGCATCTCGGTGGAGTCGCGGGCGGCCGAGTTCCAAGACCTCGCCGAAAGCCTCAACCGCGCCTCGGAGGCCTTCCGCGAAAAGATCGAGGAGCTCGAACGGCTCGCCCAGCTCCAAAACGAATTCATCGGCAACGTCTCGCACGAGGTGCGCAACCCCATCCTTGCCATCAGCGGGTACCTGGAGGCGCTCAGCAGCACCAACCTTACAGACGCAATGCAAAAACGCTTTGCCGAAAAAGGGCTCACAAACCTGCAGCGCCTCAGCAACCTCTTCGAGGACCTGATCGAGATCGCGCGCCTCGAATACCGCGAAGACCTCATCTCGCGCCAGGAGTTCAACCTGAAAGGCCTCGTCCGTGAAGTCGCCGACATGCTGCGCCCCAAGGCCGACAAGAAGGATCTCGTGTTTGACACGGACGTCCAGGAGTTTTACGTGAACGCCGATCGGGCGCGCATCCGGCAGGTGCTCGTCAACCTGATGGACAATGCCATCGCGTACACCGATGAGGGCTCCGTGCGCTGCCGCGTCACCAAGCGCCTCGATAAGGTTCGCATCGAAGTTGTGGATACCGGCAAGGGCATCCCGGAGGAGCACCTGGATCGCATTTTTGAGCGCTTCCACCGCGTCGATAGAGATCGCTCGCGCGAAAGCGGCGGCACCGGCCTCGGCCTCAGCATCGTGCAGCAAATTGTGCAGGCCCATGGCGAAAAGGTTCACGTCGAGAGCACCCAGGGCCGCGGCACGCGCTTCTGGTTTGAACTTCCGCACGCCTCGGTGCCCGCTTCAGTTGAGGCCTAA